The Silene latifolia isolate original U9 population chromosome Y, ASM4854445v1, whole genome shotgun sequence sequence TCTTGGATCTCTCTCTGCAATTccttttcggtattcttctgttcagtttcgttgtttatttcattcgtagtataggaattgctagaatagtctcccgaaagccaatttatcgttttatgttaattgtttatttcgtcgttttaatcatgaattcttctgttttattagccaattttattgttgtttttatcgtagacatgagtagctaaataccttgtgctaggatgtaggggaactgtagattaggcggcagtagaatGATATGAcctgaatcgcgccacggtcgatcgaccgcacaccctagtcgatcgactggccacgtgaggttttgcttcgttttaattgatttaaattctatatttgacgaatcgagtgcacgcgactagttgaatgcttagtaattgactgactcattagatcgaaagatagggaaggttgttagactaccaattaaaacgactaaactatgctaagatcgaaagataggtaaagtttaggcttttagtcacttttcaggacgaaagtcagtactagtgatattagggacccgtagcgagatcgaaaaacgctacttgttgagagtggaccgagaggacctcttgttttcccgcctcatgtgttcatttcagacctacttagtatgctgctgccgaaactacagtgaaccgaccatcttagtaccccttttaaatttgattttatacatttcttagtttattgctcattagttatacaccaattcaaacaacccccacataatcgttaccttagactgaaattagacaactaataattacatctgcctctctgtggttcgaccctgctaccgctatctatagttgtagttaggaattataaattttatttttggtgcacacaacaaCGGGCATCAGTCCTAAAAAATTGTTCAATTTATGATGCGGTGTATGCTTCATTATATTCTTATGTCCGAGAACCTTGTATTTTGCGTGCATTCCTAGAAGCTTGGTGTTCCACTACCAACACACTTCATACTATGTTCAGATAATTTTCTATTTCTCTATGGGATCTCCATCGTCTTAGCGGTTTACCTATCCTTGGATCAATTTATGATGAAGCAATTCCTAGTTTCGATAACTTACATGCTCTTGATGCTCAAGGTGTTCGGGTAATTCCCTGAGCATGTCATTTTTTACTGGTTGTTTATCATCGTCTTAAAATGCGATCTGGTGGAAAAGGTGTTACTTCACAAAAATGGATTGAGTTTTGGTGAAAGAGGTCTCATGTACATAAAATGCCCCCGAAGCGACGACGAGAGAGCAAGAATCCTCCCAAATTTACGGGAAACCCTTctggaaaaattgacccaaaaccgCTTGTCTGGACAGCTGAAGAGGCAAAAATATATGAGTCATTGGGAATAGTTCATGAAAGTCGGAAGCAATCAACATATTTGGCAGCCTTCTTGTCATGTTGGTTATGTAACTTTGTACTCCCGGAATATGAAGATCGACTTATTAGACGAGAAACTTTTGAGGTAGCAAGCTTGATGGCTCGTGGAGAAGTATTTAGTCTTGCGCCGCCGGTGTTAGCTAGTATTTATCGAGGGCTCAACATGATTTCTACATCTCCCAAGCCTGGTTATTCGGGTTCTGTTTTCTCTGCCCATTTTCTGTATGGCTGGCTTGCTCATTATTTCAGGACACATCATGAAGTTGAACCATGCCCGAGGGGTCCAAGAATGGTGCTTTATTCTGGTGCGCAACACGCAAAATTTTTCAGAGATGACGAAGCTCGTAGACTCATTCACAAGGGACGGTCCATCAACCTTGGCTGTATTACTAAATTCTTTGACAAGGGTGTATGTTTGCATGTTGATGGAGCCTTAGATAAAGTAAACTTCAGctatttcatttgtttacgtacTGCATACTTTCCACTACGCTCTGGTGCATTATTTGTCCTCCAGCTATACACCCCATATCGGTTTTCCAAACAATTTGGTTTCTGTCAAGGGCTTCCTAGCACTCTTACTTCAAACGCGAAACATGTATCTTGTAAAGAAGCTCTCAAAAAATGGAGAATAATTTTATTTGAAGGTAGTCAATCTCGGGTGAATTTATTTCCTCCTCCAAGGTCAAAGTGGCATGATTTTAATTCGGTAGCTTTTGAAAAGTGGTGGAGCAAGGTAGATGTAAAGGACTTGTTAGCAAAAGCTCATGTGCTGAATTCGGCAATAGAACCTGATCCGACTAAGAAGTTATCCAAAAGTCATGGAAAAAAGAGTGCAACACGTACATCGCTGAATCATTCCATAACTGAAGGCTCTGGTGAGACACCATCCTTAATTCAATCTCCGAGAAACCAGGCGGGCAGTTCACAACCAAACCAAATTATTGTGGGAGGAGTGGATAGCGATGATGGGGAGTTGGACACGAACTTCAAACATAGGCGTCGAGGAGACGTTGATAAAGCCAGAGGAGAAGTTGATAAAGCCAAagcagctaaaactatcaatgcGCGAAACCTCAATCGAGTTGACGCATACCTCTTTGCAAACATACCAGAATTCTCTGACAATCCCTCAAAATTGATTCTAGTAGTACACCTTTTATTCTTGTTATTTTTTATATTAATTAGATTTTTTTTACACCTTttattcttgttattattatttttttattgttttatttttttttctgcAGGACGGAGAATTTAACCTTGAGAAAGAAGTGCCTAATTTGATAGGTGACCTTCTTCTTGATGTTGATGACCGACCGAATCCACGCAAAGGGAAGGAGTTATAAAAGTTCAAACGTCCTGTTGACGAAGGTAAAATAGAATCATCTCATCCAAGGAACAAAACAGTGGCTTTGTCAACCTCTACCAGTCAACCGTCTGTTCAAAGTCCTCATTCCCTAGAAGCAGTTGCGAGGCAAAATCTTGAGTTCCAGAAGAGGACGCTTGGCACTTTAGACAATGTACATCCAAAAATGTCCGTCCCTATGCCGTATGTGATTACAATTATGCCAAAAACACCAGTAAAGGGAATTTTACATACAGGCTTGAAATTCGCTGCTAGTAGTTTGTTGAAGACCGTAAAAGAGGCAGCTTTTGCAGATGTCGAGAAAATCGGGAAAGAAGCCACCTTGGTTTACAAATGTATAACACACTTTAAAGGGGATCCAACGCGACTTCAAGACAAGATAGAGTCGTATGTCGCCACCGTCAAGGCTTTTCACTTTCTAGAAGAAGCTACCAGGGACCGTCTTCGCCATGAGGATTTGGGCAAAGAAATTACTGAAGAGCGCGAAGGACTTGAAAAAGATAGTCATATTCTTGCTGATGCCGAGGCGGCTTGTCTCACTATAGCGGAAAAGATGTCCGATGTAGGTAAGGAGATAGCTCAACTGGAGGATACGTTAGAAAAAGCTCAACAAGCATATCGTCAGTTAGCTAGTGACATGGAAAATCTTGAGAGATCTCGCAAGGCTGTGCGAGACCAAATTGAAACAAGAGGGTTAAAGATCGCTAAGTTGGAGGCCACCCTACAATTGAATGCAGAAGATGTAGCCGTACTTGAGGAGAAGAGACGTTTAGTCCTGGAATTGCAATCATCGTTGGACCCAGATGCTTGGATGGATTTGGTACTCTATAAATTTTATCATAGGTCACCATCCTTTTTTTTTGTATACGTTCGCATTTTTATTTTGACATGATAACGAGGTACGTTATAACTTAGCAAGTAAGAGTTGTAGTGTTTGGTATACACACGTACTTTTTTGTATTCGTACTGTTTTGTTGTACGTGGTAATTTTGTAACTAGCTGATATGCTGCGCACTTCTCTCTTTTGGATATAATGTAAATGTATGTTACATTATAAATTTGCATTCCGCTGCTAGACTATATCTATGTATAAGGTATAATGTAACAGGACACGATGTGATTTTTAGATTTAGCCGTTCACAGTTTAAGCTCATGCGGGCCAGGAGCggtaaaacgttttttttttttaggtatgATACATGTTTTTTGTGGCTGCACTCAGGCTACATGTTCACCCAAGTTGCCTACGTACTTGCAAAGTAGAAACAGTACCTcacaagatcaagccgacgtagttcataaAGGCTTGCAGTTTACCCTCTTGCTTAGGAGCATGGCTTGCAGTTTACGCTCTTGGTTAGGAGCATGATGTTGTTTCAAGAGTAGTAACGTTTGAGAAATTTCCCATTTATTGGGCCTATGAGCACACCGTCTTCATCCGCAATCTTGTATGCGCCATTTATGTAAATTTCTTGTACCACATACGGGCCATCCCACTTAGAGGTGGATTTACCAACCGGCTTATGAAAGGTGATAATTGGTCTTCGTATTGcaaggactaggtctcctacttGAAAAGAACGAGGACGTACATTTTTGTTGAATGCTCGCGACAACCTTGCTTGATAACAATGGAGCTTCTGTTAGGCCTCTAATCTTTTTTCATCGAGTGCCTCCAACTCTGCTAAACGTAACTTGTCATTTTCATCTTCTGTAAGTTCCTCTTGAATAGCAATGCGTAAGGATGGGATCTACATTTCTAATGGCACCACAGCCTCTACTCCATACACCAACGCATACGGGGTTGCTTGAGTAGGAGTTTTGTATGTGGTGCGATAGGCCCACAATGCCTCGCTAATCCTTTCATGCCAATCTCGCTTTGATTTTGCTACTACTTTTCTCAATAAGTTACAAAGGGTTTTATTGAAGCCTTCAGCCAAACCATTTGCAGGAGCGTTGTACATCGATGACTTATACTGTCTGAATTTGAACTTCTCTCCTAAACTTGTCATTAGATGGTTATCGAACTGTTTCCCATTATCAGTTATGATACGTTATGGTACAACATATCTGTATATTATTTGAGTTCGGATGAAATtcacaacattttctttcttgACTTCCCGTAATGTGATGGCTTCTGCCCATTTTGAGAAATAGTCAGTACCGGCGAGAATATACTCGTGTCCATTCGAGGCTTTCGGAGTGAGAGGTCCCACAATGTCAAGTCCTCaagcttcaaagggccatgaagaTACAGTCGGGTGTAACAGCTCTGGCGGCTGATGTATGAAGTTTGCGTAGAACTGACAGGGTTGAC is a genomic window containing:
- the LOC141627547 gene encoding uncharacterized protein LOC141627547 encodes the protein MHEAHSSICGAHQSGPKLYDRVKRMGYYWPTMVQDCMDFAKKCQPCQFYANFIHQPPELLHPTFDNHLMTSLGEKFKFRQYKSSMYNAPANGLAEGFNKTLCNLLRKVVAKSKRDWHERISEALWAYRTTYKTPTQATPYALVYGVEAVVPLEM